The Candidatus Tumulicola sp. region ATCGATGCCGGCCGTCGGCTCGTCCAAAAAGACGACCGACGGATTGTGAATCAGTGCGGCGGCCAATGCTAGACGGCGCTGCCAGCCGCCCGAAAGATGACCCCCGAGCACTTTTGCATAGGGGCCGATGCCGACGATTTCGATGACCTCGCTCTTGCGTTTTTCGGCGTTGCGGCCGAGACCGTAGGCCCGCGCATAAAACTCCAGATTTTCCGACACGGTGAGATCGCCGTACAGGGCAAAGCCCTGCGCCATGTAGCCGATCGACCGGCGCACGCGATCGCTTTCCGTTTCGACGTCGAACCCGGCGACTCGCGCCGACCCGCTCGTCGGATGCACCAAACCGCACAGCATCTTGATGGTGGTCGACTTGCCGCTGCCGTTCGGCCCGAGAAATCCGAAGATGCTGCCGGCCGGAACCGAAAGATTGACGGCGTTGACGGCGTTACGGTCGCCGTACCGTTTGGTCAACCGGTCGGCGAACACGGCGACGCCGCTCAACGCGGATACACCGTTACCGTCGTACCATCCAGCAGTTGATGCTGCGGGTCGTGAATGCGAATTTTGACGCCGTATACGAGCTCCGCGCGTTGGTCGGCCGTTTCGACGTTTTGCGGGGTGAACTGCGCGCTGCGATCGTGTTCCTCGACGACGCCGTCGAACTGGCCCATGCCGGCGTCGGATTTCACCGTTACGCGGGCGCCCTGTCCGAACTTATGCAAGTCTTCTTGGGAGGCATAAATGTACACGTACGGATCGGCGAACGTGTCGATCACCGCGACCGGCTGATTCGGGTTGAGCAAATCGCCCGGGTGAAGATCGAAGCTTTCGACGGCGCCGTCTGCCGGCGACCGCACGACGGTCTCGCGCAGTTGCGTTTGCGCGTGCGCGACGGCCGCTTCCGCAGCTTGTTCTTGCGCGCGCGCCTGCGCGACCAGTTCCGGTCGCGGTCCGTTTTTCGCAGTCCGGTAGCCCGCCGACTGAGCGAGAGCCGTCTGCTGCGCAGAAGCCTTTTCGCCGGGGAGCACGGCCGAAACGAGCGCGTGGTAATCGGATTGCGCCTGCTCCACCTTTTGATGCGCCGCATCGTTTTCTGCCCGCGCCTGATCGAGCGCTTGCGACGACACGTCGCCGCTGGCCGCCAGCGCCTTTGCGCGCGCAAAGTTCGCGCTCGCAAGCGTTTGGCCGGCTTGCGCGTCGCGCACGATCGCGGCCTGCGCGGCGATCTGCGGTTGCGTCGCGGCTACGACTTGCTGGTATTGCGCCTGCGCTGCGGCGCTTTGCGCCTGCGCCCGCTGGACGTCGGTGGCGACGGTTCCGTTCGCCATTTCGTTCTGGCGCTGCATCGCTTGCTGTTGCAGCGCGATGGCCTGTTCGTATTGCGACTGAAGGAGCGAATCGTCGATGCGAAGCACGATGGAGCCGCGATGAACCCGCGAACCGGCAGCGACGTAGATCGCCGATACGCGACCTCCGGTCTGGCTGCCGATGGTGATACTCTCGGTTTGAACGGTGCCGCTATATGTCGGCGGCGCCGTGCAGGCGCCGAGTACCGACAGCATCGCGACGGCAAGGAGCCTGCGCATGCGGGCCTGATACGCGAATGACGCAGCCGTGTCCCCTTAAGCGAATTGTTTTAGCGAGCGCGTCGCCGCGCCGTTTAGCACTCTTACGCTCGCTCGGATTGGATGTCGAAACGGCGGTCAGCGGGTACGGCGAGCCGCCGCTCGATCTCGCGCCGGCCGGACTTGCGGCCGCTCACGCAGATGCGAAACTCGACGCGGTTACTGCGACGTTTGACGCGTTCGCGACTCCGATCGTGGCCGCCGACACGGTGGTCGACGTCGACGGGGAGGCGTGGGGTAAGCCGGCCGATGCGGCCGAGGCAACGCGGATGTTGCGCGTCCTTTCGGGGCGCGAGCACGAGGTGCACACCGCGTTTGCGTTGGCGGCGGGCGAGCGACGCGTGCTCGAGACGTCCAGCACCCGGGTTCGGTTTTACGATCTTTCCGATGCCGAGATTCGCGAGTACGTCGAGAGCGGAGAGCCGTTCGATAAGGCCGGAGCGTATGGCATCCAAGGGCGGGCTGCGGCCCTCGTCGAGCGGGTCGACGGCGATTTTTATACGGTGGTGGGTTTCCCGCTCGCTCGGTTCGTTCGCGCATTGCGGGGGTTGGGATTTTCGCTGCCGGTCGCGAAACGGACGCCACTTCACCCCGAAGGCTAATTCCGCCGCATCCGTTCGAGGTTTCTCATCTTTACGTACCGGGACGAACGCAGACTGTTGGCCCTGATCGTCGTCATCATCGTGGCGGCGGTGATTGCGCTCGTCCAAATCGATGCGGCTCGGGAGCACACCCAGAGCCCGCTGGCGCAGATCGTCGTTTCCCCGGTCGCGGTCGCGCAAAGCGCCGTAACGGCCGTCGCTGGTGCGGGACGTTCGGCGACCGTGGCGATCGTAGCGCTCCCGGGACTTGAAAACGACAACGCGCGCCTCAAACGCGATAACGCCTCCCTAACGGCTGAAAATGCGCGCTTGCACGAATTGGCCGCTGCGTATGCCGCCGAAGCCGGCGTGCACGCGACGGTCGCTACGTACGGCGGCGTGGAAGCGCGAGTCATCGGATTCCCGCCCGAAAATGAAGTGCGGACGGTAACGATCGATCGCGGCTCCGGCTCGGGCATTCGTATGGACGACGGCGTCGTGACACAAGACGGCGCGGTTGGGCGAATCGCCGCGGTGGGTCCGCTCACGAGCACCGTCGTTTTGATCACCGACTTCTCGAGTCGCATTCCGGCGATCGTGCGGCGCGGCCGCTGGTGGGGGATCGCGCATGGCAACATCACCAGCGTGCGCATGGATTTCGTGTCGCAAGATGCGCCGTTGCGCGCCGGCGACGTCATCGTAACGGGTGAGGGGCGCTCGTTCCATTCCGGGGTACCGATCGGGACGGTGCGATCGGTCGACCGCGGCGATGCGACGCTTTATCAAACTGCCGTCGTCAAACCGGCGGTCGATCTCGGTGCTCTCGACCGCGTTGTCGTTATCACGCGATAAACGGCACGTCGCGCCGTTCGTCGGACCGCGTTGGTACGTCGCGGCCGCATGGTTGTTTGGCGCCGCCGTGGTCCAGACCACGTTTGGCCATTCGCTCTCCATTCGCACCGCC contains the following coding sequences:
- the mreC gene encoding rod shape-determining protein MreC; the encoded protein is MALIVVIIVAAVIALVQIDAAREHTQSPLAQIVVSPVAVAQSAVTAVAGAGRSATVAIVALPGLENDNARLKRDNASLTAENARLHELAAAYAAEAGVHATVATYGGVEARVIGFPPENEVRTVTIDRGSGSGIRMDDGVVTQDGAVGRIAAVGPLTSTVVLITDFSSRIPAIVRRGRWWGIAHGNITSVRMDFVSQDAPLRAGDVIVTGEGRSFHSGVPIGTVRSVDRGDATLYQTAVVKPAVDLGALDRVVVITR
- a CDS encoding ABC transporter ATP-binding protein: MSGVAVFADRLTKRYGDRNAVNAVNLSVPAGSIFGFLGPNGSGKSTTIKMLCGLVHPTSGSARVAGFDVETESDRVRRSIGYMAQGFALYGDLTVSENLEFYARAYGLGRNAEKRKSEVIEIVGIGPYAKVLGGHLSGGWQRRLALAAALIHNPSVVFLDEPTAGIDPVARRDLWDLLFTLTAAGITFFVTTHYMDEAERCSSLAYIYLGDMLVYGSPEEICALPTVTPSGTVRYAVSSNDVMETFRRVHSVPSIREATIFGRDIHVVVDASEPKEQLARDLSVLDDSVAKIPPSLEDAFVALTRSSAASQ
- a CDS encoding HlyD family efflux transporter periplasmic adaptor subunit — protein: MRRLLAVAMLSVLGACTAPPTYSGTVQTESITIGSQTGGRVSAIYVAAGSRVHRGSIVLRIDDSLLQSQYEQAIALQQQAMQRQNEMANGTVATDVQRAQAQSAAAQAQYQQVVAATQPQIAAQAAIVRDAQAGQTLASANFARAKALAASGDVSSQALDQARAENDAAHQKVEQAQSDYHALVSAVLPGEKASAQQTALAQSAGYRTAKNGPRPELVAQARAQEQAAEAAVAHAQTQLRETVVRSPADGAVESFDLHPGDLLNPNQPVAVIDTFADPYVYIYASQEDLHKFGQGARVTVKSDAGMGQFDGVVEEHDRSAQFTPQNVETADQRAELVYGVKIRIHDPQHQLLDGTTVTVYPR
- a CDS encoding Maf family protein, which encodes MTQPCPLKRIVLASASPRRLALLRSLGLDVETAVSGYGEPPLDLAPAGLAAAHADAKLDAVTATFDAFATPIVAADTVVDVDGEAWGKPADAAEATRMLRVLSGREHEVHTAFALAAGERRVLETSSTRVRFYDLSDAEIREYVESGEPFDKAGAYGIQGRAAALVERVDGDFYTVVGFPLARFVRALRGLGFSLPVAKRTPLHPEG